One part of the Planctomycetota bacterium genome encodes these proteins:
- a CDS encoding S-adenosylmethionine:tRNA ribosyltransferase-isomerase, translating to MRTDELDFELPDELIARRPADRRDAARLLHCERASDAIVHRVVSDLPTLVRPGDVMVLNDARVTPAKFTLIKPTGGRVGGLFLEDRGEGTWEVLLKSPGETNTESAWTFDTQGSCGATARSRTAG from the coding sequence GTGCGGACCGACGAACTGGACTTCGAGTTGCCCGACGAGCTGATCGCCCGGCGTCCCGCCGACCGGCGCGATGCCGCACGCCTGCTCCACTGTGAGCGCGCGTCTGATGCGATCGTCCACCGCGTCGTCTCCGACCTGCCGACACTCGTCCGCCCCGGCGACGTGATGGTCCTCAACGACGCGCGCGTCACGCCCGCCAAGTTCACGCTGATCAAACCGACCGGCGGCCGCGTGGGCGGCTTGTTTCTCGAAGACCGCGGCGAAGGCACGTGGGAGGTTTTGCTGAAAAGTCCGGGAGAAACGAACACTGAGTCCGCATGGACCTTCGACACACAAGGTAGCTGCGGGGCTACGGCCCGCAGTCGGACTGCGGGC
- a CDS encoding Gfo/Idh/MocA family oxidoreductase, whose translation MPTSDETVSRGPFRWGVLGTGNIARQFCRDLKALPGHELRLVGSRSGNRAADFAREFGGTAADGYQGVLDDPGVDAIYVSLPNTLHAEWTINTLGEGRHVLCEKPLATSTAEAEAMFAAAEKADRHLVEAFMYRCHPQTQAIVEAVRSGEIGELTHIRASFCYRTTQIEGNVRFDADLAGGALMDVGCYCLDMMLLLADSEPTAVSAVTRRHDRGVDVMTAGTVGFANDVAGTFSSGLDTQCDNTLIVAGTGGYLTTSWPWKPQADAGFTIRHSHKPRQELKPGESAGAPPERRVDTPADLPLYALEARAFERTVRAEAEPFMPRADSLRLARLLDRVREAADHSSTQ comes from the coding sequence ATGCCGACCTCCGACGAGACCGTCAGCCGGGGCCCGTTCCGCTGGGGCGTGCTGGGCACGGGCAACATCGCCCGGCAATTCTGCCGCGACCTGAAGGCGTTGCCGGGGCACGAGCTCCGCCTGGTCGGCAGCCGGAGCGGCAACCGCGCGGCCGACTTCGCCCGCGAGTTCGGCGGAACGGCGGCGGACGGATATCAAGGGGTTTTGGACGATCCCGGCGTCGACGCGATCTACGTCTCGCTGCCGAACACGCTGCACGCCGAGTGGACGATCAACACGCTGGGCGAAGGCCGGCACGTGCTGTGTGAGAAGCCGCTGGCGACGAGCACCGCCGAGGCGGAGGCGATGTTCGCCGCGGCTGAGAAGGCGGATCGGCACCTGGTCGAGGCGTTTATGTATCGGTGTCATCCTCAGACCCAGGCGATCGTCGAGGCGGTCCGATCGGGCGAGATCGGCGAGCTCACCCACATCCGAGCAAGCTTCTGCTACCGGACGACGCAGATCGAGGGGAACGTGCGGTTCGATGCCGACCTCGCCGGCGGAGCACTCATGGATGTGGGTTGTTACTGCCTCGACATGATGCTGCTGCTCGCCGATTCGGAGCCGACGGCGGTGTCGGCGGTGACGCGGCGGCACGACCGAGGGGTCGACGTCATGACCGCCGGGACCGTCGGCTTCGCGAACGACGTGGCGGGGACATTCTCCAGCGGCCTGGATACACAGTGCGACAACACGCTGATTGTGGCAGGTACCGGCGGGTACCTCACAACGTCGTGGCCGTGGAAACCGCAGGCGGACGCCGGGTTCACGATCAGGCACTCGCACAAGCCTCGGCAGGAGCTCAAGCCCGGCGAGTCGGCGGGTGCGCCACCCGAGCGGCGGGTCGATACGCCGGCCGATCTGCCGCTGTACGCGCTGGAGGCTCGCGCGTTCGAGCGAACGGTCCGCGCCGAGGCGGAGCCGTTCATGCCGAGGGCGGATTCGCTGCGATTGGCTCGGCTACTCGATAGGGTCCGCGAGGCGGCGGATCATTCGAGCACCCAATAG
- a CDS encoding type II secretion system protein translates to MPSPQPRHCQAFTLVEILIVVVILGILASLVVANVADSDDDARRNVFVRNLGHFQQGLTLYMETHNELPPDTNTGDCPAALAEMFDERSFETLTPIGGSWDVEVEESGVILAVGVHFNTSFSRSDTYMAQIDAACDDGDITSGNFRKIADNRFYWVLE, encoded by the coding sequence ATGCCCTCGCCTCAACCCCGTCACTGCCAAGCCTTCACGCTTGTCGAAATCCTGATCGTCGTCGTCATCCTCGGCATCCTCGCCTCGCTGGTCGTGGCCAACGTGGCCGACAGCGACGATGACGCTCGCCGCAACGTCTTCGTCCGCAACCTCGGCCACTTCCAGCAAGGGCTAACCCTTTACATGGAAACGCATAACGAGCTGCCGCCCGACACCAACACCGGCGACTGCCCGGCTGCCCTGGCGGAGATGTTCGACGAGCGAAGCTTCGAAACCCTCACGCCCATCGGCGGATCGTGGGACGTCGAGGTCGAAGAGAGCGGCGTCATCCTGGCGGTCGGCGTCCACTTCAACACCAGCTTCTCCCGCAGCGACACGTACATGGCCCAGATCGATGCCGCGTGCGACGACGGTGACATTACCAGCGGAAACTTCAGGAAAATCGCTGATAATCGCTTCTATTGGGTGCTCGAATGA
- a CDS encoding gamma carbonic anhydrase family protein translates to MASNQPTMQRHPGGWTVATNAHVSGDVKIGENVSIWFGVSVRGDVAAVTIGPGTNVQDNAVIHCDAGVPNDIGRDVTIGHSAVVHGRRVGDGSLIGMGATLLGGSEIGERCLVAAGAVVPPNMKVPDGTLVAGVPAKAIREVSDRDLEYMRKLPPHYVRLAGEHADGRYEPGGRPLEEST, encoded by the coding sequence ATGGCCAGCAACCAGCCGACGATGCAACGCCATCCCGGCGGGTGGACCGTCGCCACCAACGCCCACGTCAGCGGCGACGTGAAAATCGGGGAAAACGTCTCGATCTGGTTCGGCGTGAGCGTCCGGGGCGACGTCGCGGCCGTCACGATCGGACCGGGAACCAACGTCCAGGACAACGCCGTCATCCACTGCGATGCCGGCGTGCCCAACGACATCGGCCGGGACGTCACCATCGGCCACTCCGCGGTCGTGCATGGTCGGCGAGTCGGGGACGGCTCGCTCATCGGCATGGGAGCGACGCTGCTCGGCGGGAGCGAGATCGGCGAGCGGTGCCTCGTCGCCGCCGGGGCCGTGGTGCCGCCGAACATGAAGGTGCCCGACGGCACGCTCGTCGCGGGCGTGCCGGCTAAGGCCATTCGCGAGGTCAGCGATCGCGACCTCGAGTACATGCGGAAGCTCCCGCCCCACTACGTCCGGCTCGCAGGCGAACATGCCGACGGCCGGTACGAACCCGGCGGCCGGCCGTTGGAGGAGTCGACATGA
- the ispF gene encoding 2-C-methyl-D-erythritol 2,4-cyclodiphosphate synthase, whose amino-acid sequence MSHFRIGHGHDVHRVQEGGVMKIGGIVVADDRSFVAHSDGDVAIHAVVDAILGALGQGDIGRIFDNHDERWRDADSRVFLDEARRRMDHAGYGLSNLDVTILAERPKLAGHVDAMAEVFSDALGGPANVKAGTNEGLDAVGRGEAIVATAVVLLAEKS is encoded by the coding sequence ATGAGCCACTTCCGCATCGGCCACGGGCACGACGTCCACCGCGTTCAGGAGGGCGGCGTCATGAAGATCGGCGGGATCGTCGTCGCAGACGACCGCTCGTTTGTCGCCCACAGCGACGGCGACGTGGCCATCCACGCGGTCGTCGATGCGATCCTGGGTGCCCTCGGACAGGGCGACATCGGTCGGATCTTCGACAATCACGACGAGCGATGGCGCGACGCGGACAGCCGGGTCTTCCTGGACGAGGCCCGCCGTCGGATGGACCACGCCGGCTACGGCCTTTCGAACCTAGACGTCACGATCCTCGCCGAACGGCCGAAGCTGGCGGGGCACGTCGACGCGATGGCCGAGGTTTTCAGCGACGCCCTGGGCGGCCCGGCGAACGTGAAAGCCGGCACAAACGAGGGCCTCGATGCGGTCGGGCGGGGCGAAGCCATCGTCGCGACGGCCGTCGTGCTGTTGGCCGAAAAGTCGTAA